In Vanessa tameamea isolate UH-Manoa-2023 chromosome 19, ilVanTame1 primary haplotype, whole genome shotgun sequence, one genomic interval encodes:
- the LOC113396059 gene encoding proteasome activator complex subunit 4A-like isoform X1, with the protein MIQDDEYEAYVATPERIKALGFKPQKEIITCHLLPYADKIDEESKIFLEQVKTNLAKAVMLREMKPACGVWSSRLMKYIRIYGLKFAKEDHIAFIKLAYELVLIPDLEPSKVHKFATMFTMLTKKRYLLSPEELTLPWRPLYEVGIKIFDKSSTSIGMYHYLTYVRRKSSEKQEVSKLEMVRKFLSGYGLDDALELFGLSMRQNENNLPTSLEGSYMSMIKCARTYFEVGATKEILEELLPLICPWSSNSQMMGPLTNFLPIGLHPKYAKQGHELWFGQLMALWDSCYNSQCGISDVMILFAGLAKRNPGAIDWTPHVPKLFMRFLHALNLPVSYKDMQYSRSHSLDMKCVASWIVWTINPDGVVLKHLRSFLAGFESYLHSANSGRWSFKLRDLLRKLAREFLNRVRREREKRFRQTWENKTPELYKLRDEDVTEFVKIVLEPTFQAVYSKSGSLDISIALHNLAILRPAIVIPPLLEKLKTSLTSLTEPHRVTAAMSAVAAVARPMLRGADADYPEGPTHVVPFLMTVLPGLDPNDIKKTLVTLHFILIFSSMVPYIDCSSAHKYWPDLTNEELLVCESTAQMEDFVLIFLDRIFIIIESSVLEHARLDIKDSDCVRSKTDVIMETAISSAATAVLTQCSPKIFKEALRKFKSFATGSTFETNVSGSIVGVLLHVFARINSESTLAAFLPKLLEELEELTSSDEALREENPPRDLLYRLVLLMHVVDCDGTVLLKYIPQILPVLDRILKLHAKYALTRACEVLSHILNSMSYVDLKEWKSSSEDFGSAPEKWLPIREWGRGCLLQDTNFKWHVPCAEEAKCAQMISDRYLKHEVTRLKQWLSGERAMSRERRLRSFHIINSVMSCSTFLPQPNEEAITLLKTQVPPTSMPFANAVPYTVTLDGENMRVALTRLLFEVQAKMLGDKTDDTRGLEMLLQAWERVIVLKGLRTGPGLEARLRSYGALERALDGRGGRLRGGLTASARLRMLIADGARLQDEARMDLVCDAGITPSAMKAVHALYDLAINTYSSVRIFAQIRLYWMLSHYPYSYRALIPRLVELLTAGGDGDEWHARHKGALFMMLGPKAGPLVAKQDWEIVGVLWPAILKAPLSEKPSIHRLEHAFSETLHRHFPAVNTRLTMSQAAVDAAKCLLSEEQLNDTEFMEQLEKSVEREIATSDKTEKVYIQLVNDLVTVAENSKGQWRRLELAMQMLTYCPLVQTPYPPRAVRLMVQSLLHDDIAVRRTAQKLTHFALKQRKHKIKKIEVDPYEIAGVERPEKLVPGYRKDIEWAMWSEDNDILTDEEWDEPWLRDYNYGFYAWPKKIKVAAPVSEQTYSIDRAPEDMEEGERYLYEFFSDEENIDRLVAFFTVEEKKGKDKFNGIRYAMFRLAFAQFGERVSRRLLQCAVHCAGVAHEAPQRFAAELATAALRAPRDWPRARALALQAEALDVIRAGLTAVTPETIEDWGTCVATGVEKMDPRRGAAVLRGLLELCVPPPAHGDSDPDRSTSFVLCARLYALQGALGCMSWRAAPLAVELLKRLESANFIQHPYQNVREIVGSILMTIFDTELVIQGGDNGVAPCLKDFIASVEPRLDALYDLNGDIVVKTAVSMGGQCGLRETIAAPENPVVPITAIPLTTLTKNSPHVARLSTETPRADHAHQTEGSDSAETESEDSVADKQLVEQLNSALRLSGDVAPTQRHHARAVNLLTTVLRGCMGVIVRGIYCNTETQYVLVTTACALAARGPPQPHEELPRAAGGFLASLALANHSCSAFNKALEVLETLAKSRSWWARLACLDYAQPLLFYGLPMLCDAPERAVRAERFALKLMRDSRVEVRQSAAKLLTGLMHCRAIPNEDKTLKSLKRSCRSEDLVERHYGVLGLCAYLASRPYSLSPELGNVLTELSRHTCAPDPIPATIRTALADFRRTHHDDWPKHREQLTEDELDLLADLTSPPSYCA; encoded by the exons atgattcaaGACGACGAATATGAAGCTTACGTTGCAACCCCGGAGAGAATTAAGGCTTTGGGGTTCAAGCcgcaaaaagaaataataacatgTCACTTGTTGCCCTATGCCGATAAAATCGATGAAGAGTCAAAAATATTCCTGGAACAGGTCAAGACAAATTTAGCGAAGGCAGTCATGTTACGAGAGATGAAGCCAGCCTGTGGAGTCTGGTCTTCCAGGCTGatgaa gtatattcGTATTTATGGCTTAAAATTTGCGAAAGAAGATCAcattgcatttataaaattggcCTACGAACTTGTACTCATACCAGACTTGGAACCAAGCAAAGTTCATAAATTTGCAACGATGTTTACCATGTTAACCAA GAAAAGGTATCTTTTATCTCCTGAAGAACTCACTCTTCCATGGCGACCTCTGTATGAAGTTggtataaagatttttgataagAGTTCTACGAGTATTGGAATGTACCACTACTTAACGTATGTCag GCGGAAATCTTCTGAAAAGCAAGAAGTTTCTAAGCTCGAGATGGTTCGAAAATTTCTGTCAGGATACGGTTTAGATGACGCACTCGAATTATTTGGACTTTCGATGAGGCAGAACGAAAATAATCTCCCCac GTCCTTGGAGGGATCATACATGTCGATGATTAAATGCGCGAGGAC gtatttcgaAGTGGGTGCAACAAAAGAGATATTAGAAGAGCTGCTCCCTCTTATTTGTCCCTGGTCATCTAACTCCCAAATGATGGGGCCTCTTACGAATTTTCTGCCGATAGGACTTCATCCTAAATACGCAAAACAAGGCCACGAGCTCTGGTTTGGCCAGCTAATGGCATTGTGGGATTCATGTTACAATTCCCAATGTGGAATTTCC GATGTAATGATACTCTTTGCTGGTTTGGCTAAAAGAAATCCAGGCGCGATTGATTGGACGCCTCATGTACCAAAACTGTTTATGAGATTCCTTCACGCACTTAACTTACCTGTAAGCTATAAAGATATGCAGTATTCTCGGAGTCACTCCTTAG atatGAAATGTGTAGCTTCATGGATCGTTTGGACAATAAATCCAGACGGGGTTGTGCTAAAACATCTTCGGTCATTCCTCGCTGGATTTGAAAGTTATTTACATAGTGCTAACTCTGGTCGATGGTCTTTTAAACTACGTGACCTTCTAAGAAAATTAGCGAGGGAATTCCTCAATAG AGTACGCCGTGAACGCGAGAAGAGGTTCCGTCAAACTTGGGAGAATAAAACACCAGAATTGTACAAACTCCGAGACGAAGATGTTACAGAATTTGTGAAAATTGTTCTTGAGCCGACATTCCAAGCCGTCTACAGTAAGAGTGGATCTCTTGACATTTCCATTGCCTTGCATAACTTAGCGATTCTCCGACCAGCAATAGTTATACCTCCTTTACTTGAGAAGTTGAAGACTTCATTAACATCTTTGACTGAGCCTCACAGAGTAACGGCAGCTATGTCGGCAGTAGCGGCCGTGGCTCGTCCGATGCTTCGAGGTGCTGATGCCGATTACCCAGAAGGTCCTACCCATGTAGTTCCTTTCCTAATGACGGTGCTACCGGGTCTGGATCCCAACGATATTAAAAAGACGTTAGTCACAttacatttcatattaatattcagCAGTATGGTACCATATATCGACTGCAGCTCAGCGCACAAGTACTGGCCAGATCTTACTAATGAAGAGTTATTAGTCTGTGAATCGACTGCTCAAATGGAAGACTTCGTCTTAATCTTTCTAGATAGAATCTTTATTATCATCGAATCATCTGTTCTAGAACATGCTCGTCTTGATATTAAAGATTCTGATTGTGTTAGAAGTAAAACAGATGTTATAATGGAAACTGCTATATCCTCCGCCGCAACGGCAGTACTGACTCAGTGCTCCCCCAAAATATTCAAAGAAGCTCTAAGGAAATTCAAGTCTTTTGCGACTGGATCTACATTTGAAACCAACGTTTCGGGAAGCATAGTCGGAGTGCTATTACACGTTTTCGCCCGAATAAATTCCGAATCCACATTAGCTGCATTTTTGCCGAAACTTTTAGAAGAGCTAGAAGAACTGACATCCAGCGACGAGGCTTTACGCGAAGAAAACCCTCCACGAGATCTTCTTTATAGATTAGTTCTATTGATGCATGTCGTAGATTGTGACGGTACCGtcttgcttaaatatataccgCAAATACTACCCGTATTAGACAGGATATTAAAATTACACGCAAAATACGCATTGACACGTGCGTGTGAAGTTTTGAGTCATATCTTGAACTCGATGTCTTATGTAGACTTGAAGGAATGGAAGAGTTCATCAGAAGATTTCGGTAGCGCACCTGAAAAATGGCTGCCAATACGGGAATGGGGGCGGGGTTGTTTGTTGCAAGACACGAACTTTAAGTGGCACGTGCCGTGTGCTGAAGAAGCCAAATGCGCCCAAATGATTTCAGACAGATATTTAAAGCACGAGGTGACGAGACTTAAGCAGTGGTTAAGCGGTGAGAGAGCAATGAGTCGCGAGCGAAGATTAAGAAGCTTCCATATTATCAATTCCGTGATGTCTTGCAGCACATTTTTGCCACAGCCAAATGAAGAAGCCATTACTCT attaaagaCACAAGTACCACCCACGAGTATGCCGTTCGCAAATGCCGTTCCATATACCGTAACTTTGGACGGTGAAAACATGCGAGTCGCTTTAACACGCCTCTTATTCGAAGTTCAAGCGAAAATGCTCGGCGACAAAACTGATGACACACGAGGCTTGGAAATGCTCCTTCAa gCTTGGGAGCGCGTGATCGTCCTGAAAGGCCTCCGCACGGGGCCGGGGCTGGAAGCGCGCCTGCGCTCGTACGGGGCGCTGGAGCGGGCGCTGGACGGGCGCGGGGGGCGGCTGCGGGGCGGGCTCACGGCGTCGGCGCGACTGCGCATGCTCATCGCGGACGGGGCGCGCCTGCAGGACGAGGCCCGTATGGACTTGGTGTGCGACGCTGGAATCACACCGTCGGCAATGAAAGCGGTGCATGCGCTGTACGACCTGGCCATCAATACTTATAGCTCG GTTCGCATTTTCGCACAAATTCGTCTATACTGGATGCTGAGTCACTACCCGTACTCATACCGAGCGCTCATCCCGAGGCTAGTGGAGTTGCTAACGGCCGGAGGTGACGGAGACGAGTGGCACGCTCGTCATAAAGGAGCTCTTTTCATGATGCTGGGACCGAAGGCCGGACCTCTCGTGGCAAAACAAGACTGGGAAATTGTGGGAGTGCTGTGGCCAGCGATACTAAAGGCTCCATTGAGCGAGAAACCAAGTATACATCG GTTGGAGCATGCCTTTAGCGAAACATTGCATCGCCATTTTCCCGCTGTGAACACTCGCTTAACAATGTCACAAGCTGCCGTGGATGCAGCAAAATGTCTTCTGAGTGAGGAACAACTGAACGATACAGAATTCATGGAACAGCTGGAGAAATCTGTAGAAAGAGAAATCGCTACATCTGATAAAACGGAGAAAGTATATATTCAGCTCGTTAATGATTTGGTAACCGTTGCGGAGAATTCTAAGGG TCAATGGCGCCGCTTAGAGCTAGCAATGCAGATGTTAACCTACTGCCCTCTCGTACAAACCCCGTACCCGCCGCGTGCTGTCCGCCTCATGGTGCAGTCGCTGCTGCACGACGATATCGCCGTACGACGCACTGCCCAGAAACTAACTCACTTTGCGTTAAAACAAcgtaaacacaaaattaaaaaaattgaagtgGATCCTTACGAAATAGCCGGAGTTGAAAGACCGGAAAAGCTTGTACCAG GTTATAGAAAGGATATCGAATGGGCGATGTGGTCGGAAGATAATGATATATTAACTGATGAAGAATGGGACGAACCATGGTTACGGGACTACAACTACGGCTTCTACGCTTGGCCGAAAAAAATTaag GTGGCAGCACCAGTCAGCGAACAAACATATTCAATTGATAGAGCTCCCGAAGATATGGAAGAAGGCGAACGGTACTTGTACGAGTTCTTCAGTGATGAAGAAAATATTGACCGTCTCGTGGCGTTCTTCACCGTCGAGGAAAAGAAGGGCAAGGACAAATTCAACGGCATACGTTATGCCATGTTTCGG CTGGCGTTCGCGCAGTTCGGCGAGCGCGTGTCGCGGCGCCTGCTGCAGTGCGCCGTGCACTGCGCCGGCGTCGCGCACGAGGCGCCGCAGCGCTTCGCGGCCGAGCTGGCCACGGCCGCGCTGCGGGCGCCGCGCGACTGgccgcgcgcgcgcgcgctcgCCCTGCAGGCCGAGGCGCTCGACGTCATCAGAGCGG GTCTGACGGCGGTCACCCCGGAGACGATCGAGGACTGGGGCACGTGCGTGGCGACGGGCGTGGAGAAAATGGACCCGCGGCGCGGCGCCGCCGTGCTGCGCGGCCTGCTGGAGCTGTGCGTGCCGCCGCCTGCGCACGGGGACTCCGACCCCGACCGGAGCACCTCCTTCGTGCTCTGCGCGCGCCTCTACGCCTTGCAG GGTGCTCTTGGATGTATGTCATGGCGGGCGGCGCCATTAGCAGTTGAATTGCTAAAGCGACTGGAATCTGCAAACTTTATTCAACATCCCTATCAAAATGTCAGGGAAATTGTAGGCAG cATTCTTATGACGATATTCGACACCGAGCTGGTGATCCAAGGCGGAGATAACGGCGTAGCGCCGTGCCTAAAGGATTTTATCGCCTCAGTCGAGCCCAGACTTGATGCTCTTTACGACCTTAATGGAGATATTG tggTGAAAACAGCAGTGTCCATGGGCGGGCAGTGCGGCTTGCGGGAGACTATCGCAGCTCCCGAAAACCCCGTGGTGCCCATCACCGCTATACCGCTCACCACGCTTACCAAGAACAGCCCGCACGTCGCCAGGCTGTCCACAGAGACGCCGAGAGCCGATCACGCGCACCAG ACCGAAGGCAGCGACTCCGCCGAGACGGAGAGCGAAGATTCCGTCGCTGACAAACAGCTGGTGGAGCAACTCAACAGCGCTCTGCGGCTGTCCGGAGACGTGGCGCCTACGCAGAGACACCACGCGCGAGCCGTCAACCTACTCACTACAG TTCTTCGCGGCTGCATGGGTGTGATAGTTCGAGGAATTTACTGCAACACAGAAACCCAGTACGTACTCGTCACTACTGCGTGCGCGCTTGCGGCGAGAGGTCCTCCGCAGCCGCACGAGGAGCTTCCCCGAGCCGCCGGAGGTTTCCTCGCTAGCCTGGCCTTAGCCAACCACTCCTGCTCCGCTTTCAACAAAGCCCTAGAAGTATTGGAGACTCTCGCAAAAAGTAGATCATGGTGGGCCCGATTGGCATGCCTGGACTATGCTCAGCCGTTACTCTTCTATGGCCTGCCCATGTTATGTGACGCACCAGAGAGAGCCGTTCGAGCCGAAAGATTCGCATTGAAGCTTATGAGAGATTCTAGAGTTGAG GTAAGACAATCTGCAGCAAAACTGCTCACTGGCCTAATGCACTGCCGTGCGATACCAAATGAAGATAAGACACTGAAATCTCTGAAGCGAAGCTGTCGGTCTGAAGACCTTGTAGAACGCCATTACGGAGTATTAGGTCTTTGTGCGTATTTAGCTTCTCGGCCTTACAGTTTAAGCCCGGAGCTTGGCAATGTTTTGACAGAATTATCAAGACATACTTGTGCACCGGATCCCATACCGGCAACTATTCGCACCGCATTGGCAGACTTCCGAAGAACACATCACGATGACTGGCCCAAACACAGGGAACAACTAACAGAGGATGAATTAGATCTTTTGGCAGACTTAACTTCACCGCCATCATATTGCGcgtaa